In the genome of Vicia villosa cultivar HV-30 ecotype Madison, WI linkage group LG7, Vvil1.0, whole genome shotgun sequence, one region contains:
- the LOC131617350 gene encoding uncharacterized protein LOC131617350: MDIQTIHSILAKSLTILAWPPFSLLCPLYASFRALESDCRSSNQRCLAFWVLFSFSMIMESQFPLLFNWFQWWRHVKAVTTLLLLIPYFGAAPYFYKLLVKYYSTRYIFAWTMNIFNLKITQFELDEDRETLSELDEDREIFYDAVGDSKIVEISGQTIITNHFQEKKLFIYQGREGLTGCENTKIGYTNRKKVQKEWSCALCQISTTSENCLRSHLQGKQHKTKENELRVELHATDIPHVLPFTQERIKGMVLLRNLNKIANILNPVSRSVVWCEWKKPEFGWTKLNTDGSVNKETAGFGGLLRDYRGEPICAFVSKAPRGDIFLVELWAIWRGLVLSFGLGIKSIWVESDSASVVNTINRIQHCPKAETCLKQIWKLLSKFDKYRISHSWRETNRAADHLAKMALCGNDVVLWPVDFSDSLCNIIQEDARGTKYMRR, translated from the exons atgGATATTCAAACTATTCATTCAATCTTAGCAAAATCACTCACCATTCTTGCCTG GCCTCCATTTAGTTTGCTTTGTCCCTT atATGCTTCTTTTAGGGCATTGGAGAGTGATTGTCGTTCCAGTAATCAGCGATGTCTTGCTTTTTGggttcttttttctttctctatgATCATGGAATCTCAGTTTCCACTCTTATTTAACTG GTTCCAATGGTGGCGTCATGTGAAAGCCGTCACAACTCTCCTGTTGTTAATACCTTATTTTGGTGCTGCGCCGTACTTCTACAAGCTCTTAGTTAAATATTACTCTACGAGGTACATATTTGCATGGACGATGAatatcttcaatctgaaaatcaCACAATTTGAATTGGATGAGGACAGAGAAACTCTTTCAGAATTGGACGAGGACAGAGAAATATTTTATGACGCGGTTGGTGATAGCAAAATAGTTGAGATCTCTGGTCAGACAATTATTACAAATCATTTTCAAGAGAAGAAACTCTTCATATATCAG GGAAGAGAGGGTCTTACTGGTTGTGAAAACACGAAAATCGGTTATACAAATCGAAAGAAAGTCCAGAAGGAATGGAGCTGTGCTTTATGTCAAATTAGTACTACAAGTGAAAATTGCTTAAGGTCACATCTTCAAGGGAAGCAACACAAGACTAAGGAAAACGAGCTTCGGGTCGAGTTACATGCAACAGATATACCGCACGTGCTACCCTTTACGCAGGAAAGAATCAAAGGAATGGTTCTACTTAGGAATCTCAACAAAATTGCAAACATTCTGAATCCTGTTTCGAGATCCGTAGTGTGGTGTGAATGGAAAAAGCCGGAATTTGGATGGACAAAACTGAACACCGACGGTTCTGTAAATAAAGAAACCGCTGGTTTTGGTGGTCTGCTTCGTGATTACCGGGGCGAACCAATTTGCGCATTTGTCTCGAAAGCTCCTCGAGGAGATATTTTCTTGGTTGAACTTTGGGCTATATGGAGAGGCCTTGTTCTCTCCTTTGGTCTTGGGATTAAATCAATATGGGTGGAATCAGATTCCGCAAGTGTTGTCAATACAATCAATAGAATCCAACATTGTCCAAAGGCTGAAACATGTTTGAAACAAATCTGGAAACTTTTGAGTAAGTTTGACAAGTATCGGATTTCTCACTCGTGGCGCGAAACTAATAGAGCTGCAGATCATCTTGCAAAGATGGCTCTTTGTGGAAACGATGTGGTTTTGTGGCCGGTTGATTTTTCAGATAGCCTTTGTAATATCATTCAAGAAGATGCTAGAGGAACCAAATATATGAGACGATGA